DNA sequence from the Xenopus tropicalis strain Nigerian chromosome 4, UCB_Xtro_10.0, whole genome shotgun sequence genome:
ACAGTAAGTGAAAGATATGTTCATTTGCTTAGGGCACCACCTGCAAACTTTGCTGGATCCCACTCTGAATTTTTTTCCTGTATAGGGCCCTAAAAAccttcttaaaaaaatataaaccaattacaGAGCACAAACACAACAGGAAGGACTATTTATCATATATGCAGTATCATACAACAATAACCTATATCCAAAGGCTTCCGCAATGCAAGAATTTTCACAAGAAGGATAAATCAATAAAAAGCAGCAGAAGTTTCACAACCTTCTCATTTACTGTAGCGCTGCAGTCTAAACAGCAAGCATTCTACCAAGCATTTCCATTTACTTGAGGCTTACAGTCTCACTGACAAGCAGTTTATTCCATTCTGGACCCATAAACTTAAGCAAGTATTCTTTTTAACTCTGTAGTTACATAATTGTACTGTCTCTGTCACTGTTACCAATCTAGTCAAGTGTATTGCTGCCCACAACTAGATTTGCCCAGTAAAACAGCACCCAACAAATGCAGAATTTTCTGCAACTCCTAATAATAACATCAgccaaatattttgttttctggACTGTTAAGTAAATTTCTTCCATATTATCTTTGGTCTATAAACTGTGGGGCCTGCAACAAAACAAATATAGGTATAAAAGTACAACAGATACTAATACTGTAATAGCTAAATATATACACTGTTAGCCTTACAAATGACCATACAGCGCACTGAAAACTAATGGTTTGCAAAGTTCTCAGCAGGTATAAGAATATGGCTGTATATTGAGACATCACAGCAAGCAAAGATAAAGATACTGAATCCTATCTACATCTGAAATGGAAGCTCAGCTCCCATCACCACTAAAGAAACTGACCTTGTAAGCAATAGCAGATACAGCGTAGCTCTTGCCTTTATCTAGTAATGAACACTACAGTACTGCATAAATGATTCAGTAATAAGCAGCCTCTGCATTCTATGAGGGCACtaaaaaacaacatataaataaaatagctgCAATTTTATCAAATATAAAGATGTAGTCAGCAGCTAACCCGCACGGgtactatgatatatatatattcctgaaaAGTGGAAACACAGGTGCTAACACAGGTGCAAAGCTGCATCTGGCCAGTAACCCAAAACAAtaaatcagcagttagctttgtTCAGTCCACTACCTTTAGAATaaagaaagcaaacatctgattggttgttgtgggttaccAGTGCACCTCTATTAAGTGTAGCATCTGCCAGTTTTAAACTCAAAGTCCCATCACACTAAAGAGACTAGAGATCCCACTTCTACATTATATATCACTTCTGTCCAATAGTCTCCAAGGTACAATGTTTGTTAGAATGATGCCATGATACCAGTCTTCCATAATCAGTCTTTAGATAAGGCTGAAGGGCATACAAATAACAGTGCTATTCACCAACCTTTCAAACATCCTCAATATATAACCAATATTTACATTGTTATTACTAAATAAAAATTTAGTGCATTGCTGATTTTTTAGACTAATATGCCCTGAAATGCTTTTCCTGTCAGCCTTTCCATTAATATAATTTGTcactgcagtgaaagggttaacaaaaaaaggataaaaaaaaaataaaaaataaagttctttgttaattatattacaaactcatAAAACACCTCACTAAAATCAGTTATTGTAGCAGTAAGGTAACTGCACATTTACAATAATGCTCATACATTAGGACAGTACAATTACTGACCCCAGGTCACTGACCCTGCAGATCTTAAAAGTAAGCAAAACCGATATGTGTCTCCTTTTACTAAAAATGTTCTCACCTAATTACTGATGGTGACCTGCACACATATATGGAGTTTTGGAAACTGTATAAGGGAAGCATGAGGTCCACAAGGTGACAATGTTCCCTGCAAAAGCCTATCCTGTATTTAGATGTCCTTGTCTTCTGACTAGGCAACATTTCTCTCACGCCAGTGTCTGGACTTTCCCTACAGTCACATGAACTTATTGGCTGTAGTAAAGAGAAATTGGTCTTCTAAGCTTTGTAACTATCCccaaaaaaacatggcacttcTCCGCTAAGTGACATTAACATTAGGGGTACTCATTAATCACAGTTGCCCAAACTGTGGCATTTCAGTTGTGTCTGAGCAATAATTCCTTTCAGCAACAGGTAGCCCagtgtttcttaaccttttttCTTAGGAGACCCAGTTTTGGTTCACAAATCAGTTTTGCAACCAACACATTTGTTTAGAACAAATGTGCACCACATTTTAGATTATACAAAGAAACATCATATTAAGAAAAAAGGATCATGGGAAGAGACCTTAAACAGCATTGGGTCCCATTATTGGGTCCTGACCATAGGTTAAGACTCCCTGAGTTAGCCTGTGGCAGGTAATTATTTTCCCAACATAGCTGGAAGACTTGGGTTTGGTAATAGACATATAAAAAACAACTGCCACAatttaggaatgcaccaaatctgtAACTTTTGGATGAACCCCAGTAAGTCCTTATGAGAACCCAAATCTTTATTTGCCTAGAATTCTGAAAATCAAATGAAAACATTATATCAGATTCAATTCCAAATCCTTTCATTTTTTCCatacaaatcagaaaaaaatgtggCCCAGATCCCAAAGTGAATTTATGATTTAACGGATTcctaatttttaaaacatatttaatacaGTGATCTGCGGCTTTACCTACATTTTCTTATGGGGAAATTGTTTggtttttaaaggggcagtatacagtTAATTTCATTCTCAGCAAGTTctcaatatacagtaattacaccTTTGAATTAATTGTAAACATAGTCGCTACAGAAAGCAGTATCTCTCTGTCCTTTCTAATCCTCTGCACTGCTACTGCTGACTGTAGGTACCATCGAAACATTGTTTTACAGTAGTCACATCTGACTTCAGCCAAGACTACATTTTGTTGcacaattaaggtggccacacacgtggcgatttaggatctttcgtgcgaccatcagtcacacgaaagatcgttcaatcagccactaaacgttcagggctgaaacggcagataagtaggtagaaacaataggatttatacctccttctgctgattcagccctgacggcagattttgctcaggtgccttctatggcgcccgattaaaatctttaaacctggccgatctgcgagttgaccgatatcagcagcatcctgcgatatcggtcgacttgccatacacgcaccgaatatcgtacgaaacgatgtttcgtacgatattatcggtgcatgtatggccagctttattcattCAAGTATGTTAATGTcagagcatgcaaggcattgtggtaATTAGATTCTTGGCTGGAGCAGAGCTGACTGCTGCTTTGCTGTTTTAATGGActaacaaatactgctttcaacaaaAATCTTaatgaatgaatggatattggagatATTGGGTTTACAACACCTTTAAGGTGGAAACACACATGGTAGATCCAGGATGTCCACTTGATTCAGTATTGTATGATCTAGCCATATACCTGGATGGACAAATTTCAGATTACAGCAGAAGTGTGCTCCCATCCTGCTCCAAAACATTTAGTGACCTCTGTCTGTGTATTCACGGGGACAACTGGGAATCGTACCAACAGAACAACTGGATTTGATGGAACTTATTGGTCCATGTGTTTCCAGCTTAGAGGGAATACAAAGAGAATTTCCCTGATCTAATAATCATGTCATACAATTGGTGATAATTATAGTATACTGTTAACCAGTGGCTGTGCACAAAAGGAAAGACAGGGTGTGCATTCAGACAACCTTTCTACTCTAGAAACCAAATGATGAGAGCATTACTAAACTATTCAAACTACCCTTACATTCAAACTACCCTGGCAGTCTTATAGTTTGTTGTTATTCGCTCATCACATTCTGCCCCACAAGCCCCACTGCTCCCTCTTACTGCCTGGGGCCAGTTCTTTTAGGTTCCACCACATAGCTCAATAACATTATATAGGTAGGTGGCCCAGGGCACACCTAGATGAAGTGAATCCAGGCGTTGTCAAATTCCTTAGGTGGTGACACAGTGGCCTTGTGGCTCTTAACCATGTAGTTTTCCCCAGCATTATTGTCCCAATACTCAGCTCCACACACTCTGTATCTGAGCGCGAATTCCAGCAGCCCCTCCTTGTTCAGAAGGGCCGGACACAGCAATTTGAAAGAAAAGCGATCAGTGTATCGGTCACTGCAGCCTCGTTGGTAGGCAGCTTGGACCTCGGACGAGGTCTTCCACGAGTCCACAGTATATCTGACAGTCACCTCTTTCTCATAGGAGAGGTTAAGGACCCTCAGGTTCCCACTGATGCTGAATGGGTCCGTACGCAGGCTCTCCAAGCAAACCCTTCGTTGTTTCACAAGCTCAACAAAGTCCGGCTTGGTACAAGGGTCAATGAACAGTGGCTCAAGATGGGGGGTACTAGGAGGAGCGCAAAACAATAATGTGCTCAGCTCTGCCCCGGCGGGACAAACTTCCCTGCATCGCAGCCCAGCTAGCACATGATTGGGCACACTGGGCACATCTGCATCACTGAAGTGCCGCACTGATGTGAGCTCCAGCCCCAGCGAATCAGCAAAGCGCACCACTTTCTTCCGAGGAGCCACCACTTCCAGGTGCCTCCTTTCCGCTGGGGTGGGCAAGGATTTGGCTCTTCTCCTTGCAGTAGGGCTTTGTGGGACTATGTGGACCTCTCTGCCCCGGGTGACAGGTTTGCTTTCCTCTATTATTTTCTCTGGTGGTGCCTCCACTTCACCATCTTTTTCTTCATCCTCTGGGCTCTCCGGCTCATCCCCATAGAGTACAGCAGTGCAGCTGAAGTTGCGTGGCAAAATGTGGCGGTGAGTGGGCATGGTGTCCATGCAGAGTAGGGTCTGTGAAGGGGGATCACTGGTACATGAGCTGGGCTGTGTGGCGGTGAGAGATTCGGAGGAAGATGCTTGCCCTGACGTGCTGTGACGCAGATCACATCCTTTCAGGAACCACAGACAGTACGGGGGAGGAGGAGGGGCACAGGACATAATCAACTGTAGAAACAGTTGATTGCCGACAGGAATAGCTTGCCCCTTTGGTCTATATGCTAGCTGCTTGGGTTAAGCCAGTGTTACTGTCCTAGCGTTACAGTGTGGTACTGGGCACACCCACAGCTGCGACATTCTGCTTTTAGATCTACCCACAGCATTTCCCATCCTCCCAATGATGCGGGGCAGTGTTGATATAGGAGGCTGAGTGCAGTGCATACAAACGAAGCGTAATCAACCAGATAAAAGAGGTCTGGGGGGGTTTGCCTGCAATCAATGGGCAGCTGCAGGGGTGGGTATACTTGGGGGCAGGGCTAGGTACATGAAGTAGCAGCACACC
Encoded proteins:
- the LOC100486900 gene encoding protein phosphatase 1 regulatory subunit 3D: MSCAPPPPPYCLWFLKGCDLRHSTSGQASSSESLTATQPSSCTSDPPSQTLLCMDTMPTHRHILPRNFSCTAVLYGDEPESPEDEEKDGEVEAPPEKIIEESKPVTRGREVHIVPQSPTARRRAKSLPTPAERRHLEVVAPRKKVVRFADSLGLELTSVRHFSDADVPSVPNHVLAGLRCREVCPAGAELSTLLFCAPPSTPHLEPLFIDPCTKPDFVELVKQRRVCLESLRTDPFSISGNLRVLNLSYEKEVTVRYTVDSWKTSSEVQAAYQRGCSDRYTDRFSFKLLCPALLNKEGLLEFALRYRVCGAEYWDNNAGENYMVKSHKATVSPPKEFDNAWIHFI